Below is a genomic region from Echinicola rosea.
TTGGGGGGTAAGCCCTTTTTTCAGCTTAATGATGGTTTCCTTGTTTTGATAGAAGTCAAACAAAGTGGTTGTTTCAGCTCCTTGTGGGATTTGGTGGAGGTTGGCCATGATCACATCGGCCGTTTGGCTGGGTGGGGGGCTGTCTTGCAGCTCGGCCAGTTTGTTTGATGTTTTGTTTAGGTATGTATTGGTTTTCTTTTTTTGGTCTTCCAGCTTCTTTACCAATAGGCCTTTTTCTTTTTCGAAGGCTTGATGAATGACCGCATGTTGAAAGTAGGCATTGCAGCTTTCTGTAGGGTCTGCCGAAGAAAATATGGCATTTTGGACAGGGAGAAGGGTAAGCTGATATTGGTCATTTTTCTTGATGATGCTGAAGAGGGGGGCATTCAGCATGTCGAGCATTTCTTGCATTAACTGCCACTTGGTTTCGATATCCGCCTCTATGTACCCGTGGGACTTTAGCCATTCGCGTGGGATTTTTCCAAGTGTCGGTAAGAATGCGGCAGCTTTTCCTTCCAGTTTTAGGAATTCTTCGTAGGAAAGGTCCAAGTGCCTCTCCAGTTCATGTAGAGCGATATTGTGGTCTTCTTTGAGTTCATTTCTAAATAGGGCTTTAGGGTGTTGATGATCGCCATATGAATAAAGAAGTATGTTGCTGCGGCTTCCATGAAGTTTGAAGAGCAGGGTTTTTTGGGACTTGAAATCAAACCTGAATGCCCTCTCAAATGATAATGCTCTAACGGAAACAACTGTATCTCCGATCAGCTCCGGAAATAGGTCAACGCTATTTTTTTTGCTGCGCTTGTAATCCTCCGGAAAACAAATGCAGGGGTTGGAAGGGCTCAGGTTGGCCCTTAGGTAATGGGATTGTTCATCATCAGCGAACCCCATGACCAATTCGTCTTTGTGCTGGGAAAAACAGGTGACCAACTCCAGTCCCGCGAAGGTTGTCTCCAGTTCTGGACAGAGGTATTTAAGGAAATGGTAATTAAGATGCATGGTTATAGGCTGATCGTAAGGCCATCATAGGCTAAGAAGACATTATCTGGCAGCTTTTCTTCCACCTTTTGGTGCGAACCAAGTTTATGGCTGATGTGGGTGAGGTAAGCTTTTTCAGGCTTGATGATGTCAATGAGTTCCAGCGCTTCGGAGAGAGTAAGGTGGGAGAGATGTTCTTTGAGCTGGAGGGCATTTAGCACCAGAACTTTCGTGCCCCTTACTTTTTCCAACTCTTCTTCGTCGATGTATTTTGCATCGGTGATGTAGGTAAAATCCTTTATTCTATAGCCAAAGACAGGTAACTTATAATGCATGACCAGAATAGGTGTGAATGTCGTTCCGAGCACTTCAAATGGCTTGTTGCTGATTTCATTGGTGACTACCTGAGGGACGCCTGGGTATTTTTTTGGGGCAAAGACATATGAAAATTCCCTTTGGAGCTGGTCAAGTACAGCAGCGGTGCCATAGAGCGGCATGTCTTTCATCTGCATAAAATTAAATGGCCTGATATCGTCCATTCCGGCAGTATGGTCTTTATGCTCGTGCGTATAGATGATGGCGTCCAATTGACGAATGCCTTCACGCAGCATTTGTGCCCTAAAGTCTGGGCCGGTGTCAATCACAAAGCTATTGTCGTTTACTTTTAGGTGGATGGAGCTTCTCAGTCTTTTGTCCCTAAAATCGACAGAACTGCATGTTTCGCATGTACAACCGATTACTGGGATTCCTTGTGATGTTCCTGTTCCTAGAAAAGTAACTTTCATTTTTTTGTTATTCTTATATTTACTGTTTTCCCGCGCAATAAAAGAGAGAGGGGTGGATCATAAGCGCAGGAGTGCAAATCCTCCGAGGTACAGCTGGAGTTTGATGATCAGAGCTTCAGTTCAGTTTGCTGTAGCTCGACATAGAAATCTTGGTTCTTTTTGTTCTCGAATTCTTTCGGATTAAAATCAAGCTCTTTTAGAATGTCTATCAGGGTGTTTACCTTTCCTTCTAGCGTGTAATATTTATTTATTATTACGACTTTGGTGTCTTTTAAGATACAGTAGCCTGACTTAAAGTTCCCTTTTTCATA
It encodes:
- a CDS encoding NFACT RNA binding domain-containing protein, whose translation is MHLNYHFLKYLCPELETTFAGLELVTCFSQHKDELVMGFADDEQSHYLRANLSPSNPCICFPEDYKRSKKNSVDLFPELIGDTVVSVRALSFERAFRFDFKSQKTLLFKLHGSRSNILLYSYGDHQHPKALFRNELKEDHNIALHELERHLDLSYEEFLKLEGKAAAFLPTLGKIPREWLKSHGYIEADIETKWQLMQEMLDMLNAPLFSIIKKNDQYQLTLLPVQNAIFSSADPTESCNAYFQHAVIHQAFEKEKGLLVKKLEDQKKKTNTYLNKTSNKLAELQDSPPPSQTADVIMANLHQIPQGAETTTLFDFYQNKETIIKLKKGLTPQKYAENLYRKSKNRKLEIQQLQKNLSEKEDYYLQLETLLEELAPIDNFKELRAFSKTHQLSTKPKEDQTNLPFKRFEIDDFEILVGKSAKSNDQMLRYYSWKDDVWLHAKDVAGSHVIIKYKSGQPIPQTTLERAAELAAYYSKSKNESLAAVIYTPCKYVRKVKGSPAGAVMVDQEKVLMVAPKGPVSS
- a CDS encoding MBL fold metallo-hydrolase, which codes for MKVTFLGTGTSQGIPVIGCTCETCSSVDFRDKRLRSSIHLKVNDNSFVIDTGPDFRAQMLREGIRQLDAIIYTHEHKDHTAGMDDIRPFNFMQMKDMPLYGTAAVLDQLQREFSYVFAPKKYPGVPQVVTNEISNKPFEVLGTTFTPILVMHYKLPVFGYRIKDFTYITDAKYIDEEELEKVRGTKVLVLNALQLKEHLSHLTLSEALELIDIIKPEKAYLTHISHKLGSHQKVEEKLPDNVFLAYDGLTISL